In one Moritella sp. 5 genomic region, the following are encoded:
- a CDS encoding TetR/AcrR family transcriptional regulator yields MSTIRKKNEGKILKAASQVFASEGYAATKTIDIAKLAGVPKANVYYYFGNKETLYSAVLETIIEPLLSATHPIETINNPAVALTEYIKTKLIISRDYPYASKVFANEIMRGSPLLSPEIRQRLMNQSTFLLDKFTQWIEAGQMDNVSPHHLLFMIWSSTQTYADFSWQINAVMGKTSLAASDYDDAAQLISQLVLKGCNVKSCDEITAQTE; encoded by the coding sequence ATGTCTACCATACGGAAGAAAAACGAAGGAAAGATTTTAAAGGCTGCCAGTCAAGTGTTTGCCAGTGAAGGTTATGCAGCAACAAAAACCATTGATATCGCGAAACTTGCCGGTGTGCCTAAGGCCAACGTCTATTATTATTTTGGTAATAAAGAGACTTTATACTCTGCAGTACTGGAAACAATCATCGAACCATTACTCAGTGCAACCCACCCTATCGAAACCATCAATAACCCCGCAGTCGCATTAACCGAATATATTAAAACAAAGCTAATCATCTCTCGAGATTATCCTTATGCTTCCAAAGTATTCGCGAATGAAATCATGCGTGGTTCGCCATTACTTTCTCCTGAAATAAGACAGCGTTTAATGAATCAGAGTACGTTTTTACTTGATAAATTTACGCAGTGGATTGAAGCTGGTCAAATGGACAATGTATCACCGCACCATCTGTTATTCATGATCTGGTCTTCGACCCAAACTTATGCTGACTTTAGTTGGCAGATCAATGCTGTAATGGGAAAAACATCACTAGCAGCAAGTGACTATGACGACGCTGCACAGCTGATTAGTCAACTTGTCCTAAAAGGCTGCAATGTGAAGTCTTGTGACGAAATAACGGCACAGACTGAGTAA
- the xdhC gene encoding xanthine dehydrogenase accessory protein XdhC translates to MFKDNWIDPLVELKQRGEVCIMITVLEHHGSTPRDSGTKMLITQDQQYATIGGGHLEHLATKMAREMLAEGKDALVVERFDLGARLGQCCGGSATLMFEPIGQSLHHLVVFGAGHVAKALLHVVAPLPFRVTWIDQREEQFPAQLPDNVTKLVSDDPVGDVLDMPKDSYYLVMTHNHQLDFDLARAILKRGDAKYFGMIGSQTKKKRFQYRLRARDFTDTQINQMICPIGISAVVGKHPAEIAISVAGELIATYQGCALENKQKPNLVQVNSEIAKLA, encoded by the coding sequence ATGTTTAAAGACAATTGGATTGACCCACTTGTAGAATTAAAGCAACGTGGTGAAGTGTGTATCATGATCACTGTACTTGAACATCACGGTTCAACCCCTCGTGATTCAGGTACGAAAATGCTGATCACGCAGGACCAACAATATGCCACTATTGGCGGTGGTCATTTAGAGCATCTCGCGACAAAAATGGCGCGTGAGATGCTAGCTGAAGGCAAAGATGCACTGGTCGTGGAGCGTTTTGATTTAGGCGCTCGTTTAGGGCAATGCTGTGGTGGTAGTGCGACCTTGATGTTTGAACCGATTGGGCAGTCACTGCATCATTTAGTGGTGTTTGGTGCAGGACATGTGGCAAAAGCCTTGTTGCATGTTGTTGCGCCGCTGCCATTTAGGGTCACTTGGATTGACCAACGCGAAGAACAGTTTCCCGCGCAGTTACCTGATAATGTCACCAAGTTAGTCAGTGATGATCCGGTGGGGGATGTGCTTGATATGCCGAAAGATAGCTACTATTTGGTTATGACGCATAATCATCAACTGGATTTTGATTTAGCTAGGGCAATTTTAAAACGCGGTGATGCTAAATATTTCGGAATGATAGGTTCGCAAACCAAGAAAAAGCGTTTTCAATATCGGCTACGGGCGCGCGATTTCACTGATACCCAGATTAATCAAATGATTTGTCCTATTGGGATTAGTGCGGTTGTAGGGAAACATCCCGCTGAGATTGCTATTTCGGTTGCCGGTGAATTAATTGCAACCTATCAAGGCTGTGCGTTAGAAAACAAACAAAAACCTAATCTAGTGCAAGTCAATAGCGAGATTGCCAAGTTAGCCTAA
- a CDS encoding LysR substrate-binding domain-containing protein: MNLSLKQLRVFVAVSQQQSITHAAKSLFLTKAAVSMALSELENQLDQQLFDRTNNRLHLNPYGQRLLPIADELLHRAASIDTLFQQSGQLIGDLAIGASETIGNQICPWLIAQFRQQTEHTQQTLHISNSANIAKMILSYQLDIGLIEGDVKHNDIEKTPWITDEMCIIAASNHPLQEKTALQLTDLTDNAWVLRESGSGSRAFFDNHIAPAVQQWQLAYQLNSIEAQLNFVAAGLGLACVSKFSATHALANNRVQILPLDTKLERQYKIIMHKQKFKSELITAFIEFSQRWDSSQLIGK; encoded by the coding sequence ATGAATTTATCATTGAAACAATTACGTGTATTTGTTGCTGTCAGCCAGCAGCAAAGTATCACCCACGCTGCAAAAAGCTTATTCTTAACCAAAGCAGCCGTAAGCATGGCATTAAGCGAGCTTGAAAATCAATTAGATCAACAGTTATTTGATCGTACTAATAACCGCTTACACCTCAATCCATATGGTCAACGTTTATTACCTATCGCCGATGAGTTACTGCACCGCGCGGCCAGTATTGATACCTTGTTTCAGCAATCAGGACAGCTAATTGGCGATCTCGCCATTGGTGCAAGCGAGACGATTGGTAACCAGATATGTCCTTGGTTGATCGCACAATTTAGACAACAAACAGAACACACTCAGCAAACGTTACATATCAGTAACAGCGCCAACATTGCTAAAATGATATTAAGTTATCAATTAGATATAGGCCTTATCGAAGGTGATGTTAAGCACAATGACATTGAAAAAACGCCTTGGATAACAGATGAAATGTGTATCATTGCAGCATCAAATCACCCACTACAAGAAAAAACAGCATTGCAGTTAACAGACTTAACCGACAATGCTTGGGTGTTACGTGAATCAGGCTCAGGCAGTCGCGCATTCTTTGATAATCATATTGCACCAGCGGTTCAACAATGGCAACTCGCGTACCAGTTAAATTCAATCGAAGCACAACTCAACTTTGTCGCAGCAGGACTCGGACTTGCCTGCGTATCTAAATTCAGTGCGACGCACGCTTTAGCAAACAACCGTGTGCAAATATTACCACTCGATACGAAACTAGAGCGCCAATACAAAATCATAATGCATAAACAAAAATTCAAAAGTGAATTAATTACAGCGTTTATCGAGTTCAGCCAGCGGTGGGATAGTAGCCAATTAATCGGTAAATAA
- the guaD gene encoding guanine deaminase has translation MSTIRTAYRSAILHSIGDPDKIGMEHSYEYFADGAMIIENGIVQAIGNADEILANESNNIDVKVYENKIITSGFIDTHVHYPQTGMIASYGEQLLDWLNNYTFPAEGKFDDPEHATKVAEIFLQELMSNGTTTALVFGTVHKQSVDSFFTQAELRNLRIICGKVMMDRNAPDFLTDTLESCYEDSKELIERWHQKGRLHYAVTPRFAPTSTPEQLDVAARLLSEYPDLYMHTHLSENLKEIEWVKELFPERANYLDVYDHHGLLSERSVFAHSIHLCDSECQRLADTGSAVAFCPTSNLFLGSGLLDLPRLEAFGINVGVGTDVGAGTCFSLLSTMNEAYKVLQLQGKALSPFKSLYLATLGGAKALRLEDKIGNLAVGKEADFVVLDLAATPLLKFRMENSTSLEETLFALMLMGDDRVVCETYVYGENRYSSL, from the coding sequence ATGAGTACAATTCGAACCGCATACCGATCAGCAATATTACATAGCATTGGCGATCCCGATAAAATCGGTATGGAACATTCGTACGAATATTTTGCTGACGGTGCCATGATTATTGAAAATGGTATCGTACAAGCAATCGGTAACGCAGATGAAATTCTAGCGAATGAAAGCAATAATATCGATGTTAAAGTGTATGAAAATAAGATCATCACATCGGGCTTTATCGATACCCATGTGCATTATCCACAAACGGGCATGATCGCGTCGTATGGTGAACAATTACTGGATTGGTTAAATAACTATACTTTCCCTGCCGAGGGTAAGTTTGATGATCCTGAGCATGCGACTAAAGTTGCTGAGATCTTCTTACAAGAGTTAATGAGTAACGGTACCACGACCGCGTTAGTATTCGGTACTGTGCACAAACAATCGGTTGATAGTTTCTTCACCCAAGCAGAGTTGCGTAATCTACGTATCATCTGCGGTAAGGTAATGATGGATCGTAATGCGCCTGATTTCTTAACTGATACCCTTGAAAGTTGCTATGAAGACAGTAAAGAGCTCATCGAGCGATGGCATCAAAAAGGGCGTTTACACTATGCGGTTACGCCTAGGTTTGCACCGACAAGTACCCCTGAACAGCTTGATGTAGCGGCGCGTTTGTTAAGTGAATATCCAGATCTGTATATGCACACGCACTTATCAGAAAACTTAAAAGAGATTGAGTGGGTTAAAGAGTTATTCCCTGAACGTGCTAATTATTTAGACGTTTACGACCATCATGGCCTGCTAAGTGAACGTTCGGTATTTGCCCACAGTATTCATTTGTGTGACAGCGAATGTCAGCGTTTAGCTGATACAGGATCTGCGGTTGCATTCTGTCCAACGTCAAACTTATTTTTGGGTTCAGGTTTATTAGATTTACCACGTCTAGAAGCGTTTGGTATTAATGTGGGCGTGGGTACGGATGTAGGCGCGGGTACGTGTTTCTCATTATTATCAACAATGAACGAAGCGTATAAAGTATTACAGCTGCAGGGCAAGGCGTTAAGTCCGTTTAAATCATTATATCTAGCGACATTAGGCGGTGCGAAGGCATTACGCTTAGAAGATAAAATTGGTAACTTGGCAGTCGGTAAAGAAGCTGATTTTGTGGTATTAGACTTGGCGGCTACGCCGTTACTTAAGTTCCGCATGGAAAACTCGACTTCATTAGAAGAAACCTTGTTTGCATTAATGCTAATGGGTGATGATCGTGTTGTATGTGAAACTTATGTGTATGGTGAGAATCGTTATAGCAGTCTTTAG
- a CDS encoding glycosyltransferase — MKKVAFLAPSYPVLTETFIRTEVDSVSAYGHDVCVMTFTKYHDCGEFGYDIHVIGAKAYFSLISTLSPIGIIRALRFIAKQRSMPKLSLFRYSLKLALQMRKEGVSHAHAHFAQHTCAHAIVAAKMMNITCSFVAHGHDIYETPYDVNLKIHNSNFVVAVCKDMEEDLKKINHDKIKLLHCGVKINEFKPSLLTPEKQHKLVPLRLVFLGRLVEQKGINYLIQSLHELHHNYLVTLDIIGDGDQLSNLKQQVEHLGLSKFVHFLGSKSPRWVSHNLSRFDCLVAPFCISRSGCVDTGPLVLKEAMAVGIPVITTDLMGCKEIVAPGTGIIVKQKNPQALSQAITEFINYPTEKRQDMGRLARLNIENNFDALNQAKSLSHWIENCAR, encoded by the coding sequence ATGAAAAAAGTGGCATTTTTAGCCCCTTCATACCCAGTGCTCACAGAAACATTTATTCGTACCGAAGTTGACTCGGTAAGTGCATATGGTCATGACGTTTGTGTCATGACATTTACCAAATACCACGACTGCGGCGAGTTTGGATATGATATTCATGTTATCGGTGCAAAAGCTTATTTCTCATTAATCTCCACGCTCAGTCCAATCGGTATAATAAGAGCCCTTCGTTTTATTGCGAAACAACGTTCGATGCCCAAATTGTCCTTATTTCGATACAGCTTAAAACTCGCACTTCAAATGCGTAAAGAAGGGGTCAGTCATGCCCATGCTCATTTTGCTCAGCACACCTGCGCCCACGCAATAGTGGCAGCAAAAATGATGAATATCACCTGCTCTTTTGTTGCCCATGGTCACGATATTTACGAAACGCCTTATGATGTAAATTTAAAAATACATAACAGTAACTTTGTCGTAGCTGTTTGCAAAGACATGGAAGAAGATCTAAAAAAAATCAACCACGATAAAATAAAGCTATTGCACTGCGGCGTAAAAATAAATGAATTTAAACCGTCCTTATTAACCCCAGAAAAACAGCATAAACTAGTACCATTACGACTGGTTTTTCTTGGCCGATTGGTAGAGCAAAAAGGGATTAATTACCTGATTCAAAGCCTGCACGAATTACATCATAATTACTTAGTCACATTGGATATTATTGGTGATGGGGATCAATTATCAAATTTAAAACAGCAAGTCGAACACTTAGGTTTATCAAAATTTGTACATTTCCTTGGTTCTAAATCACCGCGCTGGGTTAGTCATAATCTCTCTAGGTTTGATTGTTTAGTTGCGCCATTTTGTATTTCACGATCAGGCTGTGTCGATACAGGACCTCTCGTACTTAAAGAAGCGATGGCAGTTGGGATTCCAGTAATAACAACAGACCTAATGGGCTGCAAAGAAATTGTCGCACCAGGTACAGGGATAATCGTAAAACAAAAAAATCCCCAAGCGCTGAGCCAAGCGATCACCGAATTTATCAACTACCCAACAGAAAAACGTCAAGATATGGGACGCTTGGCACGATTAAATATAGAAAATAATTTTGATGCATTGAATCAAGCAAAAAGCCTGTCACATTGGATTGAAAACTGTGCAAGATAA
- a CDS encoding glycosyltransferase family A protein produces MICTVSVIIPSYNCLEYLPKAISSIFQQNRTDIEIIIVNDNSSDGSAEYLAALSQKEPCVNVITAHGVGAAGARNLAIEAASGEYIAFLDADDYWYPNKLLAQLALHAENPNVAMSFTNYDHVNEQYQYTVDCFGYWNQFTDISTPTHHINQPLAQVLGHNVVGTSTVMVKASVFETVGLFDSSMSYCEDWQLWLKICENFEVAVLTKSYTGYLVRRNSITQTDSKRLQHLECIEHIITGYKQRDVGLSRHTFALADAKLKEGYADYYRTKKKFINALCYEGYAFLLNPQIRRFKNGLGDIKKLILSPIT; encoded by the coding sequence ATGATTTGTACAGTCTCTGTAATTATTCCTAGCTATAACTGTTTGGAATATTTGCCGAAAGCGATAAGTAGTATTTTTCAGCAAAATAGAACCGATATTGAAATTATCATTGTTAATGATAATAGTAGCGATGGTAGCGCAGAATATCTTGCCGCGTTAAGTCAGAAAGAGCCTTGCGTTAATGTGATTACAGCTCATGGTGTGGGTGCGGCTGGGGCGCGTAATCTTGCAATAGAAGCAGCGAGTGGTGAGTACATCGCTTTTTTAGATGCTGATGATTATTGGTACCCTAATAAGCTATTAGCCCAGCTGGCATTGCATGCGGAGAATCCGAACGTTGCGATGTCGTTTACTAACTATGATCATGTTAATGAGCAATATCAATATACTGTTGATTGTTTTGGTTATTGGAATCAATTTACTGACATTAGCACGCCGACTCATCATATCAATCAGCCGTTAGCGCAAGTATTGGGCCATAATGTCGTGGGTACATCGACTGTGATGGTAAAAGCCTCTGTATTTGAGACTGTTGGTTTGTTTGATTCCAGCATGAGTTATTGTGAAGATTGGCAATTGTGGCTAAAAATATGTGAGAACTTTGAAGTTGCAGTATTAACGAAAAGCTACACTGGTTATCTTGTGCGTAGAAACTCGATTACTCAGACAGATAGTAAACGTTTACAGCACCTTGAATGTATTGAGCATATTATTACAGGCTATAAGCAACGTGATGTCGGGTTAAGTCGGCATACATTTGCATTGGCCGATGCAAAATTAAAAGAAGGTTATGCCGACTATTATCGTACGAAAAAAAAATTCATTAATGCGCTGTGTTATGAGGGTTATGCTTTTTTGCTTAACCCTCAAATTAGACGCTTTAAAAATGGCTTGGGAGACATTAAAAAACTAATTCTGAGCCCAATTACTTAG